The following are encoded together in the Candidatus Bathyarchaeota archaeon genome:
- a CDS encoding ferritin encodes HAMKIYDYINDQGGQVKLMAITQPPTEFGSSLDMFQKTLKHEKFITKSINDLVNLAIKEKDHATNIFLQWFVTEQIEEEANDNEIISKLKLAGKGNGLFMIDKELATRIFTPPTTSNETQA; translated from the coding sequence CACGCCATGAAAATCTACGACTACATCAACGACCAAGGCGGACAAGTGAAACTCATGGCTATCACACAACCACCAACAGAATTCGGCTCGTCTCTAGACATGTTTCAGAAGACCTTGAAGCACGAGAAATTCATTACAAAGAGTATCAATGATCTTGTTAACCTGGCGATTAAAGAGAAAGACCATGCTACAAACATCTTTCTCCAATGGTTTGTCACTGAACAGATCGAGGAGGAGGCTAATGATAACGAGATAATCTCTAAATTGAAACTTGCTGGAAAAGGTAATGGATTGTTTATGATTGACAAAGAACTTGCAACACGGATATTTACGCCCCCAACAACATCCAACGAGACTCAAGCATAG